One Alcaligenes ammonioxydans DNA segment encodes these proteins:
- a CDS encoding GlcG/HbpS family heme-binding protein, translating to MRDTKALTLTDVKKMAAAAEQEALKNNWAVSIAICDAGGHALWMQRMDGAPLMSAQVAPAKAQTCVLGGGKPSKVFEDMVNNGRFAALSMPITPLEGGEPIVVDGQVIGAVGVSGVKAPEDAQIARAGIAAL from the coding sequence ATGAGAGACACAAAAGCACTGACCCTGACCGATGTCAAAAAAATGGCCGCTGCAGCCGAGCAAGAAGCACTGAAAAACAACTGGGCCGTCAGCATCGCCATTTGCGACGCGGGCGGTCATGCGCTGTGGATGCAACGCATGGATGGCGCTCCCCTGATGAGCGCCCAGGTTGCCCCGGCAAAAGCGCAAACCTGCGTGCTGGGCGGTGGCAAACCCAGCAAGGTCTTTGAAGACATGGTCAACAATGGTCGCTTTGCCGCTCTGTCCATGCCCATCACACCACTGGAGGGCGGCGAGCCAATCGTGGTGGACGGTCAAGTGATTGGTGCTGTCGGCGTGTCCGGCGTGAAAGCACCCGAAGACGCTCAGATCGCCCGCGCCGGTATCGCTGCTCTTTGA
- a CDS encoding 4-oxalocrotonate tautomerase, producing MPSINVQLFDGRPVEIKRELAQALTKEACRVLGCSPEAVDIVFTDVKRENWATAGVLWSDK from the coding sequence ATGCCTTCTATCAACGTACAACTATTCGACGGCCGTCCAGTGGAAATCAAGCGTGAACTTGCTCAGGCCCTGACCAAAGAAGCCTGTCGCGTGCTTGGCTGTTCACCAGAGGCGGTTGATATTGTCTTTACCGACGTCAAGCGCGAGAACTGGGCCACAGCCGGTGTCCTGTGGTCGGACAAATAA
- a CDS encoding LysR family transcriptional regulator: MSRYTEIRSFALVAEKGSFAAASVVEGVTPVVMGRRLDALEQRLGVRLMHRSTRGLTLTDLGEQFLEQCKQILKDFEEAEASISAQRKVVRGHLVVSAPAAFGRRHVAPHALSFKKRYPELKLSFNFTDSVVDLVREGYDMALRIGEVTDPNYVAVRLYPNRRVVCGTPEYFERHGVPRVPEDLARHNCLAFNLQGGQQRGWTFLRDGRPFAVRVDGDLDCNDGELLFNWVKQGWGIGWRSTWEIQPELKRGELVTVLNEFEVPSYDIQAVYQQQRYLPAKVRRFIDYLRVIYNTPGYWDGEVQF, translated from the coding sequence ATGAGCCGTTACACCGAAATTAGAAGTTTTGCGTTGGTCGCTGAAAAAGGCAGTTTTGCGGCTGCTTCCGTGGTCGAGGGCGTGACCCCCGTGGTCATGGGCCGTCGCCTGGATGCACTGGAGCAGCGTCTGGGCGTACGTTTGATGCACCGTTCCACTCGTGGTCTGACCCTGACGGATTTGGGCGAACAATTTCTGGAGCAATGCAAGCAGATCCTGAAGGACTTTGAGGAGGCGGAGGCCAGTATCAGCGCCCAGCGCAAGGTGGTGCGTGGGCACCTGGTGGTATCGGCTCCGGCGGCCTTTGGACGGCGCCATGTAGCCCCGCATGCCTTGTCCTTTAAAAAACGCTATCCCGAACTGAAGCTGTCCTTTAACTTTACGGACAGCGTGGTCGATCTGGTGCGCGAAGGCTATGACATGGCCTTGCGGATTGGCGAGGTCACCGACCCCAATTACGTGGCGGTGCGCTTGTATCCGAACCGTCGGGTAGTGTGTGGTACGCCCGAGTATTTTGAGCGCCACGGCGTGCCGCGTGTGCCCGAGGACCTGGCGCGTCACAATTGTCTGGCGTTCAATTTGCAGGGCGGGCAGCAGCGGGGCTGGACCTTTTTGCGTGATGGCCGGCCTTTTGCGGTACGAGTCGATGGAGACCTCGATTGCAATGACGGTGAGCTGCTTTTTAACTGGGTCAAGCAGGGCTGGGGCATAGGCTGGCGGTCCACTTGGGAGATCCAGCCCGAACTCAAGCGAGGCGAGCTGGTCACCGTGCTTAATGAGTTCGAAGTCCCCAGCTATGACATTCAGGCGGTGTATCAGCAGCAACGCTATTTGCCCGCCAAGGTGCGGCGCTTTATCGATTACCTGCGAGTCATCTACAACACGCCAGGCTACTGGGATGGCGAGGTGCAGTTCTAG
- a CDS encoding 2-hydroxy-3-oxopropionate reductase has protein sequence MAKIGFIGLGIMGAPMAVNLIKGGHELFAYTRGDFPKSVKEAGATVCENGAEVTRQADIIITMVPDTPHVEDALFGENGVAAGLSAGKIVVDMSSISPVATKDFAERIVKLGGEYLDAPVSGGEVGAKAGSLTIMVGGKQEAFDKVKPLFELMGKNITLVGGYGDGQITKVANQIIVALTIEAVGEALLLASKAGADAGKVREALMGGFANSRILEVHGERMVKRTFDPGFRIELHQKDLNLALTTARQLGVALPNTATAQELFNTCAAHGGAAQDHSAMVRALEIMANYEIGQ, from the coding sequence ATGGCTAAAATCGGTTTTATTGGTTTGGGCATCATGGGCGCACCCATGGCGGTCAACTTGATCAAAGGCGGTCATGAACTGTTCGCCTACACCCGTGGCGACTTCCCCAAAAGCGTCAAAGAAGCAGGCGCTACCGTTTGCGAGAATGGCGCCGAAGTCACCCGCCAGGCTGACATCATCATCACCATGGTTCCCGATACCCCCCACGTGGAAGATGCCCTGTTTGGTGAAAACGGCGTGGCCGCGGGCCTGAGCGCTGGCAAGATCGTGGTGGACATGAGCTCCATTTCCCCGGTCGCCACCAAGGACTTTGCCGAACGCATCGTCAAGCTGGGCGGCGAGTACCTGGACGCTCCCGTCTCTGGCGGGGAAGTCGGCGCCAAGGCCGGCTCCCTGACCATCATGGTCGGTGGCAAGCAGGAAGCCTTCGACAAGGTCAAGCCGCTGTTCGAACTGATGGGCAAGAACATCACCCTGGTGGGTGGCTACGGCGACGGTCAAATCACCAAAGTTGCCAACCAGATCATCGTGGCCCTGACCATTGAAGCCGTGGGCGAAGCCCTGTTGCTGGCCTCCAAGGCTGGTGCCGATGCTGGCAAGGTCCGTGAGGCCCTGATGGGCGGTTTTGCCAACTCGCGCATTCTGGAAGTTCACGGCGAGCGCATGGTCAAGCGCACGTTTGACCCGGGCTTTCGCATCGAATTGCACCAGAAAGACCTGAACCTGGCCCTGACCACCGCGCGTCAGCTAGGCGTGGCTCTGCCCAACACCGCTACCGCACAGGAGTTGTTCAACACCTGCGCCGCGCACGGTGGCGCTGCACAGGACCACTCCGCGATGGTCCGGGCCCTGGAGATCATGGCCAACTACGAGATTGGTCAATAA
- a CDS encoding ureidoglycolate lyase has translation MTITLKLETLTADAFAPFGDVIEASDTVQHFTINEGNTERYHDLASIDPGTDGRAIVSIFRGQPRSLPFTVEMMERHPKGSQAFIPQSGQPYLVIVAPAGPAPKASELRLFLARGDQGVNYATGVWHHPLMALNQVADFIVIDRKGPGDNCDVIQLEEKAIIAELETTAA, from the coding sequence ATGACCATCACATTGAAGCTGGAAACCCTGACCGCTGATGCCTTCGCCCCGTTTGGCGACGTTATCGAGGCGAGCGACACGGTGCAGCATTTCACCATCAACGAAGGCAATACCGAGCGCTACCACGACCTGGCCAGCATTGACCCCGGCACGGACGGTCGAGCCATCGTTTCGATTTTTCGCGGCCAGCCGCGCAGCCTGCCCTTTACCGTGGAGATGATGGAGCGTCATCCCAAAGGCAGCCAAGCCTTCATCCCCCAGTCGGGCCAACCCTACCTGGTCATCGTGGCCCCCGCCGGTCCCGCCCCCAAAGCCAGCGAATTGCGTCTGTTTCTGGCCCGCGGCGATCAGGGTGTGAACTATGCGACCGGCGTGTGGCACCATCCGCTGATGGCATTGAATCAGGTCGCCGATTTCATCGTCATCGACCGTAAAGGCCCGGGTGACAACTGCGATGTCATCCAATTGGAAGAAAAAGCCATCATCGCGGAATTGGAGACCACCGCAGCGTGA
- a CDS encoding nucleobase:cation symporter-2 family protein: protein MSANPEVSTPTACDGVDERLPTARLATLGLQHVMVMYAGAVAVPLIIGAALGLTKEQIAFLINADLLCCGLITIIQARGLGIFGIKLPVMMGVSFAAVSPMIAIGLDPQLGLPGIFGATILAGIFSIVIAPVFSRLMGLFPPVVTGIIITVIGVTLMRVGLNWIGGGSPTITDPATGLSMPNPEYGSLENLAIALMVLTVILLITKFARGFLANVAVLIGLLAGFFVSLAMGRITFDGLDQTSWFAVVTPFHFGVPTFSWALLGAAAVLSLIMVVIMVESLGMFLALGSICGRPTDREALVRGLRTDGLGTLVGGIMNTFPHSSFSQNVGLVSVTGVRSRWVCVMGGAFLIILGLFPKMAFVVASIPNYVLGGAGIVMFGMVAATGIKILMSANLNRNPYNPYIVAISLGFGMIPLVAEHLLDKMPPALAPLLHSGILLAAVSAIVLNLFFNGVQKYADQGHTVESTAATQARKQADAAETTEDSSNHLAAQNG, encoded by the coding sequence ATGTCCGCCAACCCAGAAGTGTCCACACCCACTGCTTGCGACGGTGTAGACGAGCGCCTGCCAACGGCGCGCCTGGCAACCCTTGGTTTACAGCACGTCATGGTGATGTACGCAGGTGCAGTTGCTGTCCCCCTGATTATTGGCGCCGCCCTGGGCCTGACCAAAGAACAGATCGCATTCCTGATTAATGCTGACCTGCTGTGCTGTGGCCTGATTACCATCATCCAGGCTCGCGGCTTGGGTATCTTCGGCATCAAGCTGCCGGTGATGATGGGAGTGTCTTTTGCGGCAGTCAGCCCCATGATTGCCATTGGCCTGGACCCTCAACTGGGTCTGCCGGGCATTTTCGGTGCCACCATCCTGGCCGGTATCTTCAGCATTGTGATCGCCCCGGTATTCAGCCGTCTGATGGGGCTTTTTCCGCCCGTTGTGACTGGCATCATCATTACCGTCATTGGCGTGACGCTGATGCGTGTGGGCCTGAACTGGATCGGCGGCGGCTCTCCAACGATTACTGACCCAGCCACTGGCCTGTCCATGCCCAACCCTGAATACGGCTCGTTGGAGAACCTGGCCATTGCTTTGATGGTACTGACCGTCATCTTGCTGATCACCAAGTTCGCACGCGGTTTTCTGGCAAACGTAGCGGTGCTGATTGGGCTGCTTGCGGGCTTTTTCGTTTCACTGGCCATGGGTCGCATCACCTTCGATGGCCTAGATCAGACCAGCTGGTTTGCCGTGGTGACGCCCTTTCACTTCGGGGTTCCCACATTCAGTTGGGCACTGCTGGGCGCGGCGGCAGTATTGTCACTGATCATGGTGGTCATCATGGTTGAATCCCTGGGCATGTTCCTGGCACTGGGTTCCATCTGTGGCCGTCCTACTGACCGTGAAGCGCTGGTGCGTGGCCTGCGCACTGATGGGCTGGGTACGCTGGTCGGTGGCATCATGAACACCTTTCCACACAGCTCCTTCTCGCAAAACGTGGGGCTGGTCAGCGTGACCGGCGTACGCAGCCGCTGGGTATGCGTCATGGGCGGTGCTTTCCTGATCATACTGGGCCTGTTTCCCAAAATGGCCTTTGTCGTGGCTTCCATCCCCAACTACGTTCTGGGTGGCGCGGGCATCGTGATGTTTGGCATGGTGGCTGCCACCGGCATCAAGATCCTGATGTCTGCCAACCTGAATCGCAACCCCTACAACCCCTACATCGTGGCCATCAGCCTAGGCTTTGGCATGATTCCCCTGGTCGCCGAGCACCTGCTGGACAAGATGCCTCCCGCTCTGGCTCCCCTGCTGCACAGCGGAATCCTGTTGGCCGCCGTCTCTGCCATCGTGCTGAATCTGTTTTTCAACGGTGTTCAGAAATACGCAGATCAGGGCCACACGGTCGAATCCACTGCCGCCACCCAGGCCCGCAAGCAGGCCGACGCAGCCGAAACGACCGAAGACAGCAGCAACCATCTGGCCGCACAAAACGGCTAA
- a CDS encoding LysR family transcriptional regulator, with the protein MAARRGDNPLDTYLLRVFCLLVTERSVSRTAFKMNQSQPAISAALRRLRDIIGDPLLVREKGGMVPTERAISLLAHAKGALAEIDCMVNAPDSFDPQVSRSEFHIGAPDYLAPVFIGGVVERLRREAPGARLNLHSLDASFDFERSLAEGDLDMVIGNWPEPPDRMHLSVLLEDQIVCLVAATHPLARKGLTLDDYVRARHVVPMPYSINQRGVIDTTLSALRIQRDESVVVQSFSAAPYLLQNTDLVFTTSRHFAEFYCRLLPLAILEAPLEFPPMRFYQLWHERNRHSPSHRWLRRLLTECGNQLASTEPLPQPDS; encoded by the coding sequence ATGGCCGCCCGACGTGGGGATAACCCGCTTGATACCTATCTTTTGAGGGTGTTTTGCCTACTCGTTACCGAGCGCAGTGTCTCGCGTACCGCGTTCAAAATGAACCAGTCGCAGCCTGCTATCAGTGCGGCTCTACGACGCTTGCGCGACATTATTGGCGATCCATTGCTGGTTCGTGAGAAAGGCGGCATGGTGCCTACCGAGCGTGCCATCAGCCTGCTGGCTCACGCCAAGGGCGCTTTGGCTGAAATTGATTGCATGGTCAATGCGCCGGACAGTTTCGACCCGCAGGTCAGCCGTAGCGAATTTCATATCGGCGCGCCGGATTACCTGGCGCCTGTTTTTATTGGTGGGGTCGTCGAGCGTCTGCGCCGGGAAGCACCGGGCGCACGCCTGAATTTGCATTCCCTGGATGCCAGTTTCGATTTTGAGCGTTCGCTGGCTGAAGGGGATCTGGATATGGTCATCGGCAACTGGCCCGAGCCGCCCGATCGCATGCACTTGTCGGTGCTGTTGGAAGATCAGATCGTCTGTCTGGTCGCGGCGACCCACCCTTTGGCGCGCAAGGGCCTGACCCTGGACGATTATGTGCGTGCACGCCATGTGGTGCCCATGCCGTATTCCATCAATCAGCGCGGTGTCATCGACACTACCTTGTCGGCTCTGCGCATTCAGCGTGATGAGAGTGTCGTGGTGCAGTCTTTTTCGGCAGCACCGTATTTGCTACAGAATACAGACTTGGTGTTTACCACTTCGCGCCACTTTGCCGAGTTCTATTGCCGCCTGCTGCCCCTGGCAATTCTGGAGGCTCCGCTGGAGTTCCCGCCCATGCGGTTTTATCAGCTCTGGCATGAACGCAACCGGCACTCGCCCAGTCATCGCTGGTTGCGCCGGCTCTTGACCGAGTGCGGCAATCAACTGGCTTCTACCGAACCGTTGCCCCAACCCGATTCCTGA
- the uraD gene encoding 2-oxo-4-hydroxy-4-carboxy-5-ureidoimidazoline decarboxylase: protein MTTQTLTTSQALAELSSLDQSQFVDKLEGIFEHSPWVPERSWNQRPFESVDQLHACMVHVVEQASYEEQKNLICAHPELAGKEAEQGTLTTASTGEQRGAGLDQCSAEELARLRSLNAQYRERFGFPFVIAVKGLSRYQIMDTVQARLNNSAETEFQTCLTEIGKIARFRLDALLA from the coding sequence ATGACTACTCAAACCCTCACCACCTCCCAGGCGCTGGCTGAACTCTCCAGCCTGGACCAGAGCCAATTTGTGGACAAGCTCGAAGGTATTTTTGAACACTCCCCTTGGGTCCCTGAGCGTAGCTGGAACCAACGTCCCTTTGAGAGCGTGGATCAACTGCATGCCTGCATGGTGCATGTGGTCGAACAAGCCTCTTACGAGGAACAGAAAAACCTGATCTGTGCTCACCCCGAACTGGCGGGCAAAGAAGCCGAGCAAGGCACGTTGACCACGGCGTCAACGGGTGAGCAGCGTGGCGCCGGCCTGGACCAGTGCTCAGCCGAGGAGCTGGCTCGCCTGCGCAGTCTGAATGCACAGTACCGCGAACGCTTTGGCTTTCCCTTTGTCATCGCTGTCAAAGGACTGAGCCGCTACCAGATCATGGACACGGTTCAAGCGCGTCTGAACAACAGCGCTGAAACCGAGTTCCAGACCTGCCTGACCGAAATCGGCAAGATCGCCCGCTTCCGTCTGGACGCGCTGCTGGCCTGA
- a CDS encoding glycerate kinase type-2 family protein, producing the protein MKIEPQDLLSKMFQAAVNAAQPEHCIPPYLPDAPKGRTIVIGAGKASAAMAQALERHWDKGPISGVVVTRYGYSVPCDHITILEASHPVPDQAGEDAAREILRTVSNLTEDDLVICLISGGGSSLLPLAGEGITLADKQAINKALLKSGASIGEMNTVRRHLSAIKGGRLAAACAPARVLNLLISDVPGDQPMDIASGPTVADPTTCAQALDIIQRYGIDIPAAARARLESGEGETIKPDDPRLAHVTTHLVATPQLALQAAARVAQASGVHPVLLGDSIEGEAREVGKVMAGIALSVAKHGQPAQAPCVLLSGGETTVTLRGQGRGGRNVEFLLSTAIALNGAADIYGLAGDTDGVDGQEEIAGAFCGPDTLERAWQQGIRPRASLDNNDGHGFFEALDDALVTGPTLTNVNDFRAILVLSPSD; encoded by the coding sequence ATGAAGATCGAGCCACAAGACTTACTCAGCAAAATGTTTCAGGCTGCCGTCAACGCGGCTCAACCCGAACACTGCATCCCGCCCTACCTGCCCGATGCTCCTAAAGGACGCACCATTGTGATTGGCGCCGGCAAGGCATCGGCAGCGATGGCCCAGGCGCTGGAGCGTCACTGGGACAAAGGCCCCATCAGCGGCGTGGTCGTCACCCGCTACGGCTACAGCGTACCCTGCGACCACATCACCATTTTGGAAGCGTCTCACCCTGTGCCTGACCAGGCTGGCGAAGATGCCGCCCGCGAAATTTTGCGAACAGTCAGCAATCTCACTGAAGATGACCTGGTGATCTGTCTTATTTCCGGCGGCGGTTCGTCTCTGCTGCCTTTAGCCGGAGAAGGCATTACCTTGGCCGACAAGCAAGCCATCAATAAGGCCTTGCTGAAATCGGGCGCCTCGATTGGTGAGATGAACACGGTGCGTCGCCACCTGTCGGCCATCAAAGGGGGGCGTCTGGCGGCGGCCTGTGCGCCTGCCCGTGTCCTGAACCTGCTCATTTCGGACGTCCCGGGCGACCAGCCCATGGACATCGCGTCGGGTCCCACGGTGGCCGATCCCACCACCTGCGCACAAGCGCTGGACATCATTCAGCGCTATGGCATTGACATCCCTGCCGCTGCCCGTGCCCGGCTGGAAAGTGGCGAAGGCGAAACCATCAAGCCCGATGACCCTCGCCTGGCTCATGTCACCACCCATCTGGTAGCCACGCCGCAACTGGCTTTGCAGGCTGCCGCTCGGGTCGCCCAGGCCAGCGGTGTCCACCCGGTCCTGTTGGGCGACAGCATTGAGGGCGAGGCCCGCGAGGTCGGCAAGGTCATGGCCGGCATTGCCCTGAGCGTGGCCAAACACGGGCAGCCCGCCCAGGCTCCCTGCGTCCTGCTCTCTGGCGGAGAAACCACCGTGACCTTGCGTGGCCAGGGCCGTGGCGGTCGCAATGTGGAGTTTCTGCTGTCCACGGCGATCGCCTTGAACGGCGCAGCCGACATTTATGGTCTGGCAGGCGATACTGACGGGGTAGATGGCCAGGAAGAGATTGCCGGTGCCTTCTGCGGTCCCGACACATTGGAGCGTGCCTGGCAACAAGGTATACGCCCCAGGGCCAGTCTGGACAATAATGATGGTCACGGCTTTTTTGAAGCCCTGGACGATGCCTTGGTTACGGGTCCGACCCTGACCAATGTCAACGATTTTCGCGCAATTCTGGTTTTATCCCCTAGCGATTAA
- the hyi gene encoding hydroxypyruvate isomerase, with amino-acid sequence MPKFAANLTMLFNEHDFLDRFQAAAQAGFKGVEYLFPYAYDKQQLADKLQQHGLTQVLHNLPAGDWDGGERGIAILPERVGEFQDGVGRAIEYATALGCKQVNCLAGKLADGADRELAHKTLVSNLQFAAAKLKDAGLRLLVEPINTFDIPGFYLNRTEQAAALLQDVGSDNLFIQYDVYHAQRMEGELANTLKKHLDKIAHIQIADNPGRNEPGTGEINYAWLFKYIDSIGYQGWIGGEYKPAGVTKDGLGWMTELTEVTA; translated from the coding sequence ATGCCAAAATTTGCCGCCAACCTGACCATGCTGTTTAACGAGCACGACTTCCTGGATCGCTTCCAGGCAGCGGCCCAAGCCGGTTTCAAGGGAGTGGAGTACCTGTTCCCCTACGCCTACGACAAACAGCAGCTGGCTGACAAACTGCAACAACACGGTCTGACCCAGGTGTTGCACAACCTGCCTGCGGGCGACTGGGACGGCGGCGAGCGCGGCATTGCAATCCTGCCCGAGCGTGTGGGCGAATTCCAGGACGGCGTTGGCCGTGCCATCGAATACGCCACCGCGCTGGGCTGCAAACAGGTGAACTGCCTGGCCGGCAAACTGGCCGACGGCGCTGATCGCGAACTGGCCCACAAAACGCTGGTCAGCAACCTGCAGTTTGCGGCAGCCAAGCTGAAAGACGCTGGTCTGCGTCTGCTGGTTGAACCCATCAACACCTTCGACATCCCCGGTTTCTACCTGAATCGCACCGAACAGGCTGCGGCTCTGTTGCAGGACGTCGGTTCGGACAATCTGTTCATTCAGTACGACGTCTACCACGCCCAGCGCATGGAAGGCGAGCTGGCCAACACACTGAAAAAGCACCTGGACAAGATCGCACACATTCAGATTGCAGATAACCCCGGTCGTAACGAACCGGGTACGGGCGAGATCAACTACGCCTGGCTGTTCAAGTACATCGACAGCATCGGCTATCAAGGCTGGATCGGCGGCGAGTACAAGCCCGCTGGCGTGACCAAGGATGGCCTGGGCTGGATGACGGAGCTGACAGAAGTCACCGCCTGA
- a CDS encoding class II aldolase/adducin family protein: MSQSCPITPDLAPIYAHRPADIDPEHWRARVNLAAAYRLAARQGWDDLIYTHLSLRLPGQDGLFLINPFGLRFAEICASNLLLIDTQGQVADGTGRRANPSGFAIHGAVHRARADAHCVIHLHTDASIAVSALPCGLLPLSQHAMRFWQDIGYHDYAGLAFPPQEQEALLQQLGAHPALLLRNHGALTCGRTVTEAYVLMDALERACRIQLSAMAASPQLHLPPKDVLDLTHRQLLPGNEPEGLLEWPALLRKLYQSEPDFCR; encoded by the coding sequence GTGAGCCAGTCCTGTCCGATCACGCCGGACCTAGCGCCCATTTACGCGCATCGTCCGGCAGATATTGACCCCGAGCATTGGCGCGCCCGTGTCAATCTGGCCGCTGCTTACCGGCTGGCCGCCCGCCAGGGCTGGGACGACCTTATCTACACCCACCTGTCTCTGCGTCTGCCGGGCCAGGATGGGCTGTTCCTGATCAATCCTTTTGGTTTGCGCTTTGCGGAAATCTGCGCGTCCAATTTATTGCTGATTGACACGCAAGGGCAGGTCGCGGACGGAACCGGTCGCCGTGCCAATCCCAGTGGTTTTGCCATTCATGGCGCGGTTCACCGCGCCCGTGCGGATGCACACTGTGTCATCCATCTGCATACCGACGCCTCCATCGCCGTATCAGCGCTGCCCTGCGGACTTCTGCCCCTGTCACAGCACGCCATGCGCTTCTGGCAAGACATCGGCTATCACGACTATGCTGGACTGGCCTTCCCGCCTCAGGAGCAAGAAGCCCTGCTGCAGCAGCTAGGTGCCCATCCGGCCCTGCTGCTTCGTAATCACGGCGCCCTGACTTGTGGGCGCACCGTTACCGAAGCCTATGTCTTGATGGATGCTCTGGAGCGCGCCTGCCGCATTCAGCTCTCGGCCATGGCAGCCAGCCCGCAACTGCATCTGCCCCCGAAGGATGTGCTGGATTTGACACATCGCCAGCTTTTACCGGGGAACGAGCCCGAGGGCTTGCTAGAATGGCCGGCTCTGCTGCGCAAGCTCTACCAGAGCGAGCCGGATTTTTGCCGCTAA
- the gcl gene encoding glyoxylate carboligase has product MARMRAVDAAAAILRKEGVSTVFGVPGAAINPFYSALRKEGGFDHILARHVEGASHMAEGFTRANPGNIGVCIGTSGPAGTDMITGLYSASADSIPILCITGQAPRARLYKEDFQAVDIESIAKPVTKWAVTVREPDLIPRVFQQAFHIMRSGRPGPVLIDMPIDVQMAEIEFDLDTYSPLEAYKPTATRAQAEKAIELLNASERPLIVSGGGVINANASELLQEFAELVNVPVIPTLMGWGTVADDHPLMAGMVGLQTSHRYGNQTLLASDFVFGIGNRWANRHTGSVDVYTEGRKFVHVDIEPTQIGRVFGPDLGIASDAGAALKLFIEVAKEYKAAGKLRDRAAWVAECQKRKATLQRKTSFDNVPLKPQRVYEEMNRAFGPSTTYVSTIGLSQIAAAQFLHVYKPRHWINCGQAGPLGWTIPAALGVVAADPGREVVAISGDYDFQFMIEELAVGAQFKLPYLHILVNNAYLGLIRQAQRGFEMDYCVQLAFDNINAPETEGYGVDHITVVEGLGCKAIRVHKPEDIQPAIEQARAWMKEFSVPVVIELILERVTNIAMGTELHNVTEFESLAEAGIDAPTAISLMD; this is encoded by the coding sequence ATGGCTCGAATGAGAGCAGTGGACGCCGCCGCCGCAATTTTACGTAAAGAAGGCGTGAGCACCGTATTTGGCGTGCCCGGCGCCGCCATCAACCCCTTCTACTCCGCGTTGCGCAAAGAAGGTGGCTTTGATCACATTCTCGCCCGCCACGTGGAAGGTGCCTCCCACATGGCCGAAGGTTTTACCCGTGCCAATCCCGGCAATATCGGCGTGTGCATCGGCACATCCGGCCCCGCTGGCACAGACATGATTACCGGTCTGTACTCCGCATCGGCTGACTCGATCCCGATTCTGTGCATTACCGGCCAGGCCCCTCGCGCCCGCCTGTACAAAGAGGATTTCCAGGCTGTGGACATCGAATCCATTGCCAAACCCGTGACCAAGTGGGCAGTGACCGTTCGCGAACCCGATCTGATCCCGCGTGTGTTCCAGCAAGCCTTTCACATCATGCGCTCGGGCCGCCCCGGTCCTGTGCTGATTGATATGCCTATCGACGTGCAGATGGCCGAGATCGAATTCGATCTGGACACCTACTCGCCCCTGGAAGCGTACAAACCGACGGCCACCCGCGCTCAGGCTGAAAAAGCCATCGAACTGCTGAACGCTTCCGAGCGTCCGCTGATCGTCTCCGGTGGTGGTGTCATCAACGCCAACGCCTCCGAGCTGCTGCAAGAATTTGCTGAACTGGTCAATGTGCCGGTCATCCCGACCCTGATGGGCTGGGGCACCGTGGCTGACGATCACCCGCTGATGGCCGGTATGGTCGGACTGCAAACCTCGCACCGCTACGGCAACCAGACCTTGCTGGCATCGGACTTTGTATTTGGTATCGGCAACCGCTGGGCCAACCGCCATACCGGTTCGGTTGACGTCTACACCGAAGGCCGCAAGTTCGTGCACGTGGATATTGAACCCACCCAGATCGGGCGTGTGTTCGGTCCGGACCTGGGCATTGCCTCGGACGCCGGTGCTGCGCTGAAACTGTTTATTGAAGTGGCCAAAGAGTACAAGGCTGCCGGCAAGTTGCGTGACCGCGCCGCATGGGTTGCAGAATGCCAGAAACGTAAAGCCACCTTGCAGCGCAAGACCAGCTTTGACAATGTGCCCTTGAAGCCGCAGCGCGTTTACGAAGAGATGAACCGCGCCTTTGGCCCCTCCACCACCTACGTCAGCACCATCGGTCTGTCGCAGATTGCCGCCGCCCAGTTCCTGCACGTGTACAAGCCACGCCACTGGATCAACTGCGGTCAGGCAGGCCCACTGGGCTGGACCATTCCTGCCGCTTTGGGTGTGGTTGCGGCTGACCCAGGCCGTGAAGTGGTGGCCATTTCGGGCGACTACGACTTCCAGTTCATGATTGAAGAGCTGGCCGTGGGCGCACAATTCAAGCTGCCTTACCTGCACATTCTGGTCAACAACGCCTACCTGGGTCTGATTCGTCAGGCACAACGCGGCTTTGAGATGGACTATTGTGTGCAACTGGCCTTTGACAATATCAATGCCCCTGAAACCGAAGGTTATGGCGTGGATCACATCACCGTGGTGGAAGGTCTGGGTTGCAAGGCCATCCGCGTCCACAAACCCGAAGACATTCAGCCTGCCATTGAACAGGCTCGTGCATGGATGAAAGAATTCAGCGTGCCGGTTGTGATTGAACTGATCCTGGAGCGCGTCACCAACATTGCCATGGGCACCGAACTGCACAATGTGACAGAGTTCGAATCCTTGGCCGAAGCGGGTATTGACGCCCCCACCGCCATCTCGCTGATGGACTGA